One stretch of Prunus persica cultivar Lovell chromosome G1, Prunus_persica_NCBIv2, whole genome shotgun sequence DNA includes these proteins:
- the LOC18789334 gene encoding (+)-neomenthol dehydrogenase produces the protein MAEAAKSQRYAVVTGANKGVGFATVRQLASNGVIVVLTARDEKRGLEAVDKLKEFGLSDLVVFHQLDVTDAASIASLADFVKAQFGKLDILVNNAGVGGTIVDPEAMRAAAASGLGKEGVEVNWTELMTQTYELAEECVKTNYFGAKKMTKALLPLLQLSDTPRIINLTSTVAALKNIPNEWAKGVLSDAEKLTEERIDDVLNEFLKDFKEEMLETKGWPPSLSAYILSKATLNAYTRFVAKKYPNFFVNCVCPGFVKTDMTFNAGILTIDEGAESVVRLAMLTKGSPSGLYFLLKEVSSF, from the exons ATGGCAGAAGCAGCAAAGAGTCAGAG GTATGCAGTGGTCACAGGAGCTAATAAAGGGGTTGGATTTGCCACAGTTAGGCAGTTGGCTTCAAATGGGGTCATAGTTGTGTTAACTGCGAGAGACGAGAAAAGGGGTCTTGAAGCTGTTGATAAATTGAAAGAGTTTGGCCTCTCAGACCTTGTGGTTTTTCATCAGCTTGATGTAACAGACGCTGCAAGCATTGCTTCCCTTGCAGATTTTGTCAAAGCCCAATTTGGGAAACTAGATATCTTG GTAAACAATGCAGGGGTTGGTGGAACCATTGTAGACCCTGAAGCTATGAGAGCTGCTGCAGCTTCAGGTCTTGGTAAG GAAGGAGTAGAAGTCAACTGGACTGAATTAATGACTCAAACGTATGAGTTAGCTGAAGAATGTGTGAAAACAAACTATTTTGGTgccaagaaaatgaccaaagcACTCCTTCCCCTCCTCCAGCTTTCTGATACACCAAGAATTATCAATCTTACTTCTACCGTGGCAGCATTAAAG AATATCCCAAATGAATGGGCCAAAGGGGTGTTAAGTGATGCTGAGAAACTTACAGAAGAGAGAATAGATGATGTTTTGAATGAGTTTCTCAAAGACTTCAAAGAAGAAATGCTAGAAACCAAAGGCTGGCCTCCTTCCCTCTCTGCCTATATACTTTCAAAAGCAACACTGAATGCATACACTAGATTCGTGGCCAAGAAGTACCCGAATTTCTTCGTCAACTGTGTCTGCCCTGGATTTGTCAAAACAGATATGACCTTCAATGCTGGCATATTAACCATTGATGAAGGTGCTGAAAGTGTTGTGAGGTTGGCAATGCTTACCAAGGGTAGTCCTTCTGGCCTCTACTTCCTTTTAAAAGAGGTCTCATCATTTTGA